A section of the Hevea brasiliensis isolate MT/VB/25A 57/8 chromosome 17, ASM3005281v1, whole genome shotgun sequence genome encodes:
- the LOC110632620 gene encoding tetraspanin-15-like, giving the protein MAENTNPNPNLNPTEEVVAITVTDENTKPKEVEEIKTTDKVTQVRNYVGLLSMLTFILSLLILASVIWLLYMKDYDCEKLLRLPNLQIRLGIFMIFVFLISNIVVFFRSRFPIPGFFIVMVPLIVIFTMGLALAGMDKMESSRIMATPAWFKEKVRHHDHWRNIKSCIYNNGFCEDLASRSMNLKAYEFSLKKLSSVESGCCNPPKICEMEYVNATFWRKGEEMSEKSEVQIGDCETWNNNRSILCYDCETCKQGFVGIMEKKWRNLGIFLIVMSLFLIISHLSLFIAVMWEHYN; this is encoded by the exons ATGGCAGAAAATACCAACCCTAACCCAAACCTTAATCCCACTGAAGAAGTAGTAGCTATTACAGTAACTGATGAAAACACCAAACCTAAAGAAGTTGAAGAAATAAAGACTACAGATAAAGTAACCCAAGTGAGAAACTATGTTGGGTTATTATCAATGCTAACCTTCATCCTCTCTCTTTTAATCCTTGCTTCAGTTATATGGCTATTGTACATGAAAGATTATGACTGTGAAAAGCTCTTGAGGTTGCCAAATCTACAGATAAGGCTTGGCATTTTCATGATCTTTGTTTTCTTGATTAGCAACATTGTTGTTTTCTTTAGATCTCGATTTCCAATACCTGGTTTCTTTATAGTTATGGTGCCTTTGATTGTAATATTTACCATGGGTCTTGCACTTGCTGGAATGGACAAGATGGAGAGTAGTAGAATAATGGCTACACCTGCTTGGTTTAAAGAAAAAGTTCGTCATCATGATCACTGGAGAAACATTAAATCTTGCATCtataataatggattttgtgaAGACTTGGCTTCAAGATCAATGAATCTAAAAGCATATGAGTTCAGTTTGAAAAAATTATCATCCGTGGAG TCTGGATGCTGCAACCCACCAAAAATATGTGAAATGGAGTATGTGAATGCAACATTTTGGAGAAAAGGAGAAGAGATGAGTGAAAAATCTGAAGTGCAAATAGGGGACTGTGAAACATGGAACAATAACAGAAGTATACTATGTTATGACTGTGAGACTTGCAAACAAGGTTTTGTGGGAATAATGGAAAAAAAATGGCGGAATCTAGGGATCTTTCTCATTGTCATGTCTTTATTTCTCATCATTTCTCATTTATCACTCTTCATTGCAGTCATGTGGGAGCACTACAATTAA
- the LOC110632646 gene encoding protein FLX-like 4, with translation MSARGHIPPSLEGRVVQARGLMRHDPFPPGHQPLDRAAPPNLLENKIASQAAEIEQLAEDNRRLANAHIALRQDLVAAQQEVERLKAHIRSIHTESDIQIRVLSDKTAKMESEIRAGENVKEDLKQAHMEAQSLVKAGQELTTQIQKASQELQKACTDVKTVPDLHDELDNLRHEYKRLRATFEYEKGVNIEKVAQLQAAEENLIGMAREVEKLHTEVLNAEKKARASNTYGSGFVTPDPSYPAPVHGGGVYVDAYGRPLVQMSVGPLVNSAAITGAIGGTAVSSAGGVAVWGGPYAPSFSQK, from the exons ATGTCTGCAAGAGGGCATATTCCACCATCTTTAGAGGGACGTGTTGTACAAGCTCGTGGGTTGATGCGACATGATCCATTTCCTCCTGGCCACCAGCCATTGGACAGAGCTGCTCCTCCAAATCTTTTAGAGAATAAGATTGCTTCTCAGGCAGCTGAGATTGAACAACTCGCAGAGGATAATCGTAGATTGGCTAATGCCCACATAGCCTTGAGGCAGGACCTTGTTGCTGCACAGCAGGAAGTGGAAAGACTTAAGGCACACATAAGAAGCATCCATACTGAAAGTGATATCCAGATTAGGGTTTTATCAGATAAGACTGCAAAAATGGAATCAGAAATAAGGGCTGGTGAGAATGTGAAGGAGGACCTCAAACAGGCACATATGGAGGCACAAAGCCTGGTCAAAGCTGGACAAGAGCTGACTACCCAAATCCAGAAGGCCTCCCAGGAATTGCAGAAAGCTTGTACTGATGTTAAGACTGTACCAGATTTGCATGATGAGCTTGACAATTTGAGGCATGAATACAAGAGGTTGCG GGCTACATTTGAGTATGAGAAAGGTGTAAACATAGAAAAGGTGGCACAACTGCAAGCAGCGGAAGAGAATTTAATTGGGATGGCAAGAGAAGTGGAAAAGTTGCATACTGAGGTCTTGAACGCTGAAAAGAAAGCACGTG CATCAAACACCTATGGCAGTGGCTTCGTGACTCCCGATCCTTCGTACCCAGCCCCCGTACATGGTGGTGGTGTCTATGTTGATGCATATGGAAGGCCTCTTGTTCAGATGAGTGTTGGGCCACTAGTAAATAGTGCAGCAATCACCGGTGCAATTGGTGGTACAGCTGTCTCTAGTGCTGGTGGTGTTGCTGTCTGGGGAGGGCCTTATGCTCCATCATTTTCTCAGAAATGA